A genomic window from Silene latifolia isolate original U9 population chromosome Y, ASM4854445v1, whole genome shotgun sequence includes:
- the LOC141630875 gene encoding uncharacterized protein LOC141630875 yields the protein MRLGYANIETTAQVALKHLHSVQLQLQGDPTNVGLQQAVKDANLLYKERGQALISFLAQKAKAHWMRDGDDNTQYFHSVIKARRMQNRILGIYDMDSQNHTTSADIEAAFINYYKHLLGTQTKVAKVHISIVQKGKVLNNEHKIRLIGDVTDTEIKDALFSVPADKAPGPDGYTSQFFKDSFDITGADLCGAVREFFTVGRMLKQVNATTLALIPKKDKPVTVADFRPIACCNVVYKIISKVICARLATVLPDIISENQSAFLKGRDIIDNILIWHDLVRLYKRKACSPRCLMKVDLKKAYDSVEWEFIREKSDIYFNGMCNEDNQYVIRVSGFREGSFPFTYLCIPISYKRMDVGDCSRLVERVVMRIRGWGARKLSYAGRLVLVQAVLSQLHSFWARIFLILVTVIDRIELICRNYLWSGSEEFLKTAPVAWIKVCTGKKSGGLGIINCKMCNVAMLGKYVWWLAMKADHLWIRWVNYMYIKDQHWMDYVPTVSSSWTWRKLCQVKEQLKPAYFNGQWRFNAGRYTISEGYIWLQGVRSKFLGILLYGIISICPSMRLLDG from the exons ATGAGACTTGGGTATGCTAACATTGAGACCACTGCTCAGGTTGCATTGAAACATCTTCACAGTGTTCAGCTGCAGCTGCAGGGTGACCCTACTAATGTTGGTCTGCAGCAGGCAGTTAAGGATGCTAATCTCCTTTATAAGGAACGTGGGCAAGCTTTGATAAGTTTTCTAGCACAAAAAGCTAAAGCACATTGGATGAGGGATGGTGATGATAACACTCAGTACTTCCACAGTGTCATCAAAGCTCGTAGGATGCAGAATAGGATCCTTGGAATTTATGACATGGATAGTCAGAATCACACTACCTCGGCTGATATTGAAGCAGCTTTTATAAACTACTATAAGCATCTCCTGGGTACACAAACTAAGGTGGCTAAGGTGCATATAAGCATAGTTCAGAAAGGCAAGGTGCTAAATAATGAGCATAAGATAAGGCTGATTGGTGATGTAACTGATACTGAGATTAAAGATGCTTTGTTTTCTGTACCTGCTGATAAAGCACCTGGTCCGGATGGGTATACATCACAGTTTTTTAAAGATTCATTTGATATTACTGGAGCTGATTTATGTGGTGCTGTGAGAGAGTTCTTTACTGTTGGAAGAATGCTCAAACAGGTCAATGCTACCACACTGGCCTTAATTCCTAAGAAGGACAAACCAGTGACAGTGGCAGACTTTAGACCAATTGCGTGTTGCAATGTGGTTTATAAAATTATATCTAAAGTGATTTGTGCCAGATTAGCAACTGTGCTACCAGATATCATTAGTGAGAATCAGAGTGCGTTTTTAAAAGGGAGAGACATTATTGATAACATACTGATTTGGCATGACTTGGTGAGGTTATATAAAAGGAAAGCTTGTTCTCCTAGGTGTTTAATGAAGGTGGATCTCAAGAAGGCATACGACTCTGTTGAATGGGAGTTCATTAG AGAAAAATCTGATATCTACTTTAATGGTATGTGCAATGAGGATAACCAGTATGTGATTAGGGTTTCAGGCTTCAGAGAAGGGTCTTTTCCATTCACGTACCTGTGCATTCCCATTTCTTATAAGAGAATGGATGTTGGGGATTGTTCCAGGCTTGTGGAGAGAGTGGTAATGAGAATTCGTGGTTGGGGAGCTAGAAAGCTCAGTTATGCTGGTCGCCTTGTCCTTGTTCAGGCTGTTCTCTCACAGCTGCACAGTTTTTGGGCTCGTATTTTTCTCATTCTTGTGACTGTGATAGACAGAATAGAGCTTATTTGTCGAAATTATTTGTGGAGTGGTTCTGAGGAATTTCTGAAAACTGCCCCTGTAGCATGGATTAAGGTATGCACTGGAAAAAAATCTGGTGGTCTTGGTATTATTAACTGTAAAATGTGCAATGTGGCTATGCTTGGCAAGTATGTATGGTGGCTTGCCATGAAGGCAGATCACTTATGGATACGATGGGTGAATTACATGTATATTAAAGACCAGCATTGGATGGATTATGTTCCAACTGTTAGTTCAAGCTGGACTTGGAGGAAGCTTTGCCAGGTCAAGGAGCAACTTAAACCTGCCTACTTTAATGGGCAATGGAGGTTTAATGCAGGGAGATATACTATCTCTGAGGGTTACATTTGGCTTCAAGGTGTCAGGTCAAAGTTCCTTGGCATCCTGTTGTATGGAATCATTTCAATATGCCCAAGCATGCGTTTATTGGATGGCTAG